The Brachionichthys hirsutus isolate HB-005 chromosome 3, CSIRO-AGI_Bhir_v1, whole genome shotgun sequence genome has a window encoding:
- the LOC137913208 gene encoding uncharacterized protein has product MASAFGRHVVCVKRSDSARTYTTQTMTQTTTQTMTQTMTQTMTQTMTRTMTRTMTQTMTRTMNQTYTTMTQTMTQTMTQTMNQTMTRTMTRAMTRTMTRTMTRAMTQTMTQTYTTMTQTYTTMTQTMNQTMTRTMTRTMTRTMTRTITRAMTQTMTQTMTRTMTRTITRTMTQTMNQTMNQTMTQTMTQTMNQTYTTQTMNQTYTTQTMNQTYTTRTMTQTMTQTMTQTMNQTMNQTYMTQTMNQTYTTQTMNQTMNQTYTTQTMNQTYTTRTMTQTMTQTMNQTMNHTYMTQTMNQTYTTQTMNQTMNQTYTTMTQTMTQTMNQTMTQTMNQTMNQTYTTMTQTMTQTMNQTMSCL; this is encoded by the exons ATGGCGTCGGCGTTTGGTCGTCACGTCGTGTGCGTGAAGAGGAGCGACTCAGCTCGGACCTACAcgacccagaccatgacccagaccacgacccagaccatgacccagaccatgacccagaccatgacccagaccatgacccgGACCATGACCcggaccatgacccagaccatgacccggaccatgaaccagacctacacgaccatgacccagaccatgacccagaccatgacccagaccatgaaccAGACCATGACCCGGACCATGACCCGGGCCATGACCCGGACCATGACCCGGACCATGACCCGggccatgacccagaccatgacccagacctacacgaccatgacccagacctacacgaccatgacccagaccatgaaccAGACCATGACCCGGACCATGACCCGGACCATGACCCGGACCATGACCCGGACCATAACCCGggccatgacccagaccatgacccagaccatgacccgGACCATGACCCGGACCATAACCCGg accatgacccagaccatgaaccagaccatgaaccagaccatgacccagaccatgacccagaccatgaaccAGACCTACACGACCCAGACCATGAACCAGACCTACACGACCCAGACCATGAACCAGACCTACACGACCcggaccatgacccagaccatgacccagaccatgacccagaccatgaaccagaccatgaaccagacctacatgacccagaccatgaaccAGACCTACACGACCCAGACCATGAACCAGACCATGAACCAGACCTACACGACCCAGACCATGAACCAGACCTACACGACCcggaccatgacccagaccatgacccagaccatgaaccAGACCATGAACCACACCTacatgacccagaccatgaaccAGACCTACACGACCCAGACCATGAACCAGACCATGAACCAGACCTACACGACtatgacccagaccatgacccagaccatgaaccagaccatgacccagaccatgaaccAGACCATGAACCAGACCTACACGACtatgacccagaccatgacccagaccatgaaccAGACCATGAGTTGCCTCTGA
- the LOC137912421 gene encoding copine-4-like, with product MIDIYESAADSLGLLTKVELRLTCKGISDRDARSKPDPCIILNMKSHGQWMEVDRTEVIRSCVNPTYSKVFTLDFHFEEVQRLRFELYDINGGSCNGLKETGLLGSVECTLGQIISQRKLSKALLRPGGTVGRAIVTIAAEELTGNDDYIELSFSARKLDDKDFFSKSDPFLEIYRLNDDATLQLVYRTETVMNNLNPVWKTFRVSLNALCSGDHERNLQCTVWDWDSNGKHDYIGEFEASFNEMRGAIDGRQVQWACMNPKYRDKKKNYKNSGIVILNQCKIIKMHSFLDYIMGGCQIQFTVAVDFTASNGDPRNSCSLHYIHPYQPNEYLKALVAVGEICQDYDSDKMFPAFGFGAQIPPDYRVSHDFAVNFNEDNPECAGIQGVVEAYQACLPKLRLYGPTNIAPIIQKVAHSASQEVHTKEAMQYFILLILTDGVITDMSDTREAIVQASRLPMSVIIVGVGNADFSDMQMLDGDDGILRSPKGEPVLRDIVQFVPFHNFKHASPSALAKSVLAEVPNQVVDYYNSKGIKPKVPGRYQSSRQFGP from the exons aTGATTGACATCTATGAGTCGGCGGCCGACTCCCTGGGGCTGTTGACCAAAGTGGAACTAAGACTCACCTGTAAAGGGATCTCAGACCGGGACGCTCGGTCCAAACCCGACCCCTGTATCATCCTCAACATGAAGTCCCATGGACAGTGGATGGAG GTAGACCGGACGGAGGTGATTCGCAGCTGCGTCAATCCCACTTACTCCAAGGTTTTCACGTTGGACTTTCATTTTGAGGAGGTGCAGCGTCTTCGCTTCGAGCTGTACGACATCAATGGCGGCAGCTGCAACGGCCTGAAGGAGACCGGCTTGCTGGGCTCAGTGGAGTGCACGCTGGGACAA ATCATCTCTCAGAGGAAACTGTCCAAAGCTCTCCTGAGACCAGGAGGAACTGTGGGGAGAGCCATCGTCACG ATCGCGGCCGAGGAGCTGACTGGGAACGACGACTACATCGAGCTGTCCTTCAGCGCCAGGAAGCTGGATGACAAG GACTTCTTCAGTAAATCTGACCCGTTTCTGGAGATCTACAGGCTGAACGATGACGCCACGCTGCAGCTGGTCTACAGGACGGAG acGGTGATGAATAATCTAAACCCCGTCTGGAAAACCTTCAGGGTTTCCTTGAACGCCCTCTGCAGTGGAGACCATGAACGCAatctgcag TGCACGGTGTGGGACTGGGACTCCAACGGGAAGCACGACTACATCGGGGAGTTCGAGGCCTCgttcaatgagatgagaggagcCATCGATGGACGACAG GTGCAGTGGGCGTGCATGAACCCCAAATACAGAGATAAGAAGAAGAACTACAAGAACTCTGGGATTGTCATTCTGAACCAGTGCAAG atCATCAAGATGCACTCTTTTCTGGATTACATCATGGGAGGCTGTCAGATCCAGTTCACA GTCGCCGTAGACTTCACGGCGTCGAATGGCGATCCACGTAACAGCTGCTCTCTGCACTACATCCACCCGTACCAGCCCAACGAGTACCTGAAGGCTCTGGTGGCCGTGGGGGAGATCTGCCAGGACTACGACAG TGACAAAATGTTTCCAGCGTTCGGCTTTGGGGCTCAGATCCCTCCAGACTACAGG gtgTCTCATGACTTTGCGGTGAATTTTAACGAGGACAATCCAGAGTGTGCAG GTATTCAGGGTGTGGTGGAGGCCTACCAAGCTTGCCTCCCGAAGCTGCGGCTCTATGGTCCAACCAACATTGCCCCCATCATCCAGAAGGTCGCTCACTCTGCCTCACAGGAGGTACACACCAAAGAGGCCATG CAATACTTCATCCTGCTCATCCTGACCGATGGAGTCATCACTGACATGTCCGACACGAGGGAGGCCATCGTCCAGGCCTCCCGTCTCCCCATGTCTGTCATCATTGTTGGGGTTGGAAACGCCGACTTCAGCGACATGCAGATGCTGGATGGCGACGACGGGATTCTGCGCTCACCCAAAGGAGAACCTGTCCTCAGAGACATCGTCCAATTTGTCCCATTTCATAACTTCAAACAT